In Glandiceps talaboti chromosome 4, keGlaTala1.1, whole genome shotgun sequence, a single window of DNA contains:
- the LOC144433859 gene encoding uncharacterized protein LOC144433859 isoform X2: protein MRSPSDELFVLMKFQHRNRCRRDHLVMIVWLISALINQVAGTCTEWTFAGSDEVNITESMKVGTEIYRLPKYVHHITNFEISETTNKDQRFGTVSNSSSGVVYLAGYLDFDIDSRYDLLLTWRNVTEPSSDECFRFALTVIVEEDTRWPQYFNETCCLCPHGKERLPNNPFPFQVYVGINDTPIQNAAFLYDEDDLYWDTYYTNECKMSLYLDTTDLVIVPLAGTITVKCLDNTTQNSYTMAQVYAYKTFEELPESSRLQHIAWFERKRPFENPILEIVMILEMHMLFNVHHRCTLIDSRGNVLLASNFKVEPTGCPDGKYGLFCNEDCICKNGATCHSVNGACICQAGWMGPACDIREKKVIMTPHYFAQMYGDYVNIRCTFYNFMAMNSTWLVNGSPASQYKDRNKLDFAWSANMTQMIVVSATDDLDGQIECLAVDIDGIVYTDSATFVIKGCQHNYYGDTCNYTCGCKNEASCDRYKGCVCTVPGWTGKHCDQECSADRYGPDCESECGCQNDAKCNRQDGTCECKSDKTCGDLCHVKCDCHHDQTYQCNATLDTCICTDDRSGSDSSRMYYLLSIIGAVALIIVLVGVVVFVYHRRNKYYRLYDREFEEMLKGLSPKIDSWIIKRSQIDVQGITLGMGEFGKVELADWMTGSQTTRVAVKTIISDVGSSLCYRNFCHEIDRLIDLQGHANIILLHGVITKGDPKYIVLEYASRGDLLSFVHEIRERPLQITDEYRLVNIARDVTCAMQYMESHKFVHRDLASRNILITEDFHGKIGDFGLSRDVYEDGRYCKVPWAEDQGPLPLKWMPPEFLNEGIFETKSDVWSFGVVLWEIVTLGEVPFMNISAMVFMKLLKDGVRLPKPANSTDAAFSLMVKCWHTDIESRPSPSVLKEELDTILQHDKKFFKTVNPDPLELTELSVVV from the exons ATGCGATCACCATCCGATGAGTTGTTTGTCCTAATGAAGTTTCAACATCGTAATCGATGTCGAAGAGACCATTTGGTCATGATCGTTTGGTTGATATCGGCACTGATTAATCAGG TTGCAGGTACTTGTACGGAGTGGACATTTGCAGGTAGTGATGAAGTCAACATAACTGAG AGTATGAAAGTTGGTACTGAAATTTACAGACTCCCCAAGTATGTACATCATATAACGAATTTTGAAATATCAGAAACTACAAACAAA GATCAACGGTTTGGCACAGTGTCTAACAGTAGTAGTGGCGTGGTATACTTGGCTGGTTATCTAGATTTTGACATTGACAGTAGATATGACCTCCTGTTAACGTGGCGAAAT GTAACAGAACCATCTTCTGACGAATGTTTTAGGTTTGCCCTAACTGTTATTGTTGAAGAAGATACACGTTGGCCGCAATACTTCAATGAGACTTGCTGTTTGTGTCCGCACGGTAAAGAACGGCTACCAAATAAT CCATTTCCATTTCAAGTATACGTCGGGATAAATGATACGCCTATTCAAAATGCAGCATTTCTGTATGATGAAGATGACCTATACTGGGACACATACTacacaaatgaat GTAAGATGTCGCTTTACCTCGATACAACAGATTTGGTGATTGTGCCTTTGGCAGGTACCATTACGGTTAAGTGTTTGgataacacaacacaaaacagttATACTATGGCACAAGTATACGCTTACAAG ACGTTTGAAGAACTGCCAGAGAGCTCGAGATTACAACATATAGCGTGGTTCGAAAGAAAACGTCCATTTGAAAACCCTATTTTGGAAATTGTCATGATATTAGAAATGCACATGCTTTTTAATGTACATCACAGATGTACATTAATAGACTCACGCGGTAATGTTCTACTAGCGTCCAACTTCAAAGTTGAACCGACAG GTTGTCCCGATGGCAAGTATGGTTTGTTTTGTAACGAAGACTGCATATGTAAGAATGGTGCAACTTGTCACTCAGTCAACGGCGCATGTATCTGTCAAGCCGGATGGATGGGACCTGCATGTGATATAC GCGAGAAGAAAGTCATCATGACACCACACTACTTTGCGCAAATGTACGGTGATTATGTAAATATTCGTTGTACATTTTACAACTTCATGGCAATGAATTCTACTTGGCTTGTCAATGGTTCGCCAGCTTCCCAGTACAAGGATCGAAATAAACTTGATTTCGCTTGGAG TGCTAACATGACACAAATGATAGTAGTGTCGGCGACTGATGACTTAGACGGACAGATTGAATGTCTTGCAGTTGACATTGATGGCATAGTTTATACGGACTCTGCGACCTTTGTCATTAAAG GTTGTCAACATAATTATTATGGAGATACTTGTAATTATACATGTGGCTGCAAGAACGAAGCATCATGTGATAGATATAAAGGCTGCGTATGCACTGTGCCAGGGTGGACTGGAAAGCATTGCGATCAAG AGTGTTCGGCAGACAGATACGGCCCAGATTGCGAGTCTGAGTGTGGATGTCAAAATGATGCCAAATGTAACAGGCAAGATGGAACCTGCGAGTGTAAGAGTGATAAAACCTGTGGTGATCTCTGTCATGTCAAATGCGATTGCCATCACGACCAAACATATCAATGTAATGCAACGTTAGACACCTGCATATGTACTGACGACA GATCTGGCTCAGATTCCAGCAGGATGTATTATTTGCTGAGTATTATTGGTGCTGTCGCTTTGATAATAGTATTGGTTGGTGTCGTCGTATTTGTGTATCATCGCAGAAACAAATATTACCGACTTTATGACAGAGAATTTGAGGAAATGCTTAAG GGATTGAGTCCTAAGATTGATTCCTGGATAATAAAACGGTCACAGATAGACGTTCAAGGAATCACTCTTGGCATGGGTGAATTTGGAAAGGTAGAACTGGCAGATTGGATGACAGGGTCCCAGACTACCAGAGTAGCTGTCAAAACTATCATATCGG ATGTAGGATCATCCTTGTGTTATCGAAACTTCTGTCATGAAATAGACCGTCTTATTGATCTACAAGGGCATGCTAACATAATTCTGCTTCATGGAGTGATCACAAAAGGAG ACCCGAAGTACATTGTTCTGGAGTATGCATCCCGTGGTGATTTGTTAAGTTTTGTACATGAAATTCGAGAGAGACCGTTGCAAATTACTGATGAGTATCGGTTGGTGAATATAGCAAGGGATGTGACATGTGCCATGCAGTACATGGAATCACACAAG TTCGTTCACCGGGACCTAGCCAGTCGTAACATTCTTATCACCGAAGACTTTCATGGCAAAATCGGTGATTTTGGGCTAAGTCGTGATGTCTATGAAGATGGACGCTACTGCAAAGTACCATGG gCCGAAGACCAAGGACCTTTGCCTTTGAAGTGGATGCCACCTGAATTCCTCAATGAAGGAATCTTTGAAACTAAGAGTGACGT GTGGTCCTTCGGTGTTGTACTATGGGAAATCGTAACACTTG GTGAAGTGCCTTTTATGAACATATCTGCCATGGTATTCATGAAACTTTTGAAGGATGGTGTAAGGTTGCCAAAACCAGCTAACAGCACTGATGCTGC GTTCAGTCTGATGGTGAAATGCTGGCACACAGATATCGAGTCACGACCATCCCCGAGTGTTCTGAAAGAAGAGCTTGATACCATTCTGCAACACGATAAG AAATTCTTCAAAACGGTGAATCCAGATCCCTTAGAATTGACTGAGTTATCCGTAGTCGTATAG
- the LOC144433859 gene encoding uncharacterized protein LOC144433859 isoform X3: MRRLKDSFILMLFFTVQLYQVAGTCTEWTFAGSDEVNITESMKVGTEIYRLPKYVHHITNFEISETTNKDQRFGTVSNSSSGVVYLAGYLDFDIDSRYDLLLTWRNVTEPSSDECFRFALTVIVEEDTRWPQYFNETCCLCPHGKERLPNNPFPFQVYVGINDTPIQNAAFLYDEDDLYWDTYYTNECKMSLYLDTTDLVIVPLAGTITVKCLDNTTQNSYTMAQVYAYKTFEELPESSRLQHIAWFERKRPFENPILEIVMILEMHMLFNVHHRCTLIDSRGNVLLASNFKVEPTGCPDGKYGLFCNEDCICKNGATCHSVNGACICQAGWMGPACDIREKKVIMTPHYFAQMYGDYVNIRCTFYNFMAMNSTWLVNGSPASQYKDRNKLDFAWRQVAVNIIANMTQMIVVSATDDLDGQIECLAVDIDGIVYTDSATFVIKGCQHNYYGDTCNYTCGCKNEASCDRYKGCVCTVPGWTGKHCDQECSADRYGPDCESECGCQNDAKCNRQDGTCECKSDKTCGDLCHVKCDCHHDQTYQCNATLDTCICTDDRSGSDSSRMYYLLSIIGAVALIIVLVGVVVFVYHRRNKYYRLYDREFEEMLKGLSPKIDSWIIKRSQIDVQGITLGMGEFGKVELADWMTGSQTTRVAVKTIISDVGSSLCYRNFCHEIDRLIDLQGHANIILLHGVITKGDPKYIVLEYASRGDLLSFVHEIRERPLQITDEYRLVNIARDVTCAMQYMESHKFVHRDLASRNILITEDFHGKIGDFGLSRDVYEDGRYCKVPWAEDQGPLPLKWMPPEFLNEGIFETKSDVWSFGVVLWEIVTLGEVPFMNISAMVFMKLLKDGVRLPKPANSTDAAFSLMVKCWHTDIESRPSPSVLKEELDTILQHDKKFFKTVNPDPLELTELSVVV; encoded by the exons ATGCGACGTCTTAAAGACAGctttattttgatgttattttttacTGTCCAGTTATATCAAG TTGCAGGTACTTGTACGGAGTGGACATTTGCAGGTAGTGATGAAGTCAACATAACTGAG AGTATGAAAGTTGGTACTGAAATTTACAGACTCCCCAAGTATGTACATCATATAACGAATTTTGAAATATCAGAAACTACAAACAAA GATCAACGGTTTGGCACAGTGTCTAACAGTAGTAGTGGCGTGGTATACTTGGCTGGTTATCTAGATTTTGACATTGACAGTAGATATGACCTCCTGTTAACGTGGCGAAAT GTAACAGAACCATCTTCTGACGAATGTTTTAGGTTTGCCCTAACTGTTATTGTTGAAGAAGATACACGTTGGCCGCAATACTTCAATGAGACTTGCTGTTTGTGTCCGCACGGTAAAGAACGGCTACCAAATAAT CCATTTCCATTTCAAGTATACGTCGGGATAAATGATACGCCTATTCAAAATGCAGCATTTCTGTATGATGAAGATGACCTATACTGGGACACATACTacacaaatgaat GTAAGATGTCGCTTTACCTCGATACAACAGATTTGGTGATTGTGCCTTTGGCAGGTACCATTACGGTTAAGTGTTTGgataacacaacacaaaacagttATACTATGGCACAAGTATACGCTTACAAG ACGTTTGAAGAACTGCCAGAGAGCTCGAGATTACAACATATAGCGTGGTTCGAAAGAAAACGTCCATTTGAAAACCCTATTTTGGAAATTGTCATGATATTAGAAATGCACATGCTTTTTAATGTACATCACAGATGTACATTAATAGACTCACGCGGTAATGTTCTACTAGCGTCCAACTTCAAAGTTGAACCGACAG GTTGTCCCGATGGCAAGTATGGTTTGTTTTGTAACGAAGACTGCATATGTAAGAATGGTGCAACTTGTCACTCAGTCAACGGCGCATGTATCTGTCAAGCCGGATGGATGGGACCTGCATGTGATATAC GCGAGAAGAAAGTCATCATGACACCACACTACTTTGCGCAAATGTACGGTGATTATGTAAATATTCGTTGTACATTTTACAACTTCATGGCAATGAATTCTACTTGGCTTGTCAATGGTTCGCCAGCTTCCCAGTACAAGGATCGAAATAAACTTGATTTCGCTTGGAGGCAAGTTGCTGTtaatatcat TGCTAACATGACACAAATGATAGTAGTGTCGGCGACTGATGACTTAGACGGACAGATTGAATGTCTTGCAGTTGACATTGATGGCATAGTTTATACGGACTCTGCGACCTTTGTCATTAAAG GTTGTCAACATAATTATTATGGAGATACTTGTAATTATACATGTGGCTGCAAGAACGAAGCATCATGTGATAGATATAAAGGCTGCGTATGCACTGTGCCAGGGTGGACTGGAAAGCATTGCGATCAAG AGTGTTCGGCAGACAGATACGGCCCAGATTGCGAGTCTGAGTGTGGATGTCAAAATGATGCCAAATGTAACAGGCAAGATGGAACCTGCGAGTGTAAGAGTGATAAAACCTGTGGTGATCTCTGTCATGTCAAATGCGATTGCCATCACGACCAAACATATCAATGTAATGCAACGTTAGACACCTGCATATGTACTGACGACA GATCTGGCTCAGATTCCAGCAGGATGTATTATTTGCTGAGTATTATTGGTGCTGTCGCTTTGATAATAGTATTGGTTGGTGTCGTCGTATTTGTGTATCATCGCAGAAACAAATATTACCGACTTTATGACAGAGAATTTGAGGAAATGCTTAAG GGATTGAGTCCTAAGATTGATTCCTGGATAATAAAACGGTCACAGATAGACGTTCAAGGAATCACTCTTGGCATGGGTGAATTTGGAAAGGTAGAACTGGCAGATTGGATGACAGGGTCCCAGACTACCAGAGTAGCTGTCAAAACTATCATATCGG ATGTAGGATCATCCTTGTGTTATCGAAACTTCTGTCATGAAATAGACCGTCTTATTGATCTACAAGGGCATGCTAACATAATTCTGCTTCATGGAGTGATCACAAAAGGAG ACCCGAAGTACATTGTTCTGGAGTATGCATCCCGTGGTGATTTGTTAAGTTTTGTACATGAAATTCGAGAGAGACCGTTGCAAATTACTGATGAGTATCGGTTGGTGAATATAGCAAGGGATGTGACATGTGCCATGCAGTACATGGAATCACACAAG TTCGTTCACCGGGACCTAGCCAGTCGTAACATTCTTATCACCGAAGACTTTCATGGCAAAATCGGTGATTTTGGGCTAAGTCGTGATGTCTATGAAGATGGACGCTACTGCAAAGTACCATGG gCCGAAGACCAAGGACCTTTGCCTTTGAAGTGGATGCCACCTGAATTCCTCAATGAAGGAATCTTTGAAACTAAGAGTGACGT GTGGTCCTTCGGTGTTGTACTATGGGAAATCGTAACACTTG GTGAAGTGCCTTTTATGAACATATCTGCCATGGTATTCATGAAACTTTTGAAGGATGGTGTAAGGTTGCCAAAACCAGCTAACAGCACTGATGCTGC GTTCAGTCTGATGGTGAAATGCTGGCACACAGATATCGAGTCACGACCATCCCCGAGTGTTCTGAAAGAAGAGCTTGATACCATTCTGCAACACGATAAG AAATTCTTCAAAACGGTGAATCCAGATCCCTTAGAATTGACTGAGTTATCCGTAGTCGTATAG
- the LOC144433859 gene encoding uncharacterized protein LOC144433859 isoform X1, with translation MRSPSDELFVLMKFQHRNRCRRDHLVMIVWLISALINQVAGTCTEWTFAGSDEVNITESMKVGTEIYRLPKYVHHITNFEISETTNKDQRFGTVSNSSSGVVYLAGYLDFDIDSRYDLLLTWRNVTEPSSDECFRFALTVIVEEDTRWPQYFNETCCLCPHGKERLPNNPFPFQVYVGINDTPIQNAAFLYDEDDLYWDTYYTNECKMSLYLDTTDLVIVPLAGTITVKCLDNTTQNSYTMAQVYAYKTFEELPESSRLQHIAWFERKRPFENPILEIVMILEMHMLFNVHHRCTLIDSRGNVLLASNFKVEPTGCPDGKYGLFCNEDCICKNGATCHSVNGACICQAGWMGPACDIREKKVIMTPHYFAQMYGDYVNIRCTFYNFMAMNSTWLVNGSPASQYKDRNKLDFAWRQVAVNIIANMTQMIVVSATDDLDGQIECLAVDIDGIVYTDSATFVIKGCQHNYYGDTCNYTCGCKNEASCDRYKGCVCTVPGWTGKHCDQECSADRYGPDCESECGCQNDAKCNRQDGTCECKSDKTCGDLCHVKCDCHHDQTYQCNATLDTCICTDDRSGSDSSRMYYLLSIIGAVALIIVLVGVVVFVYHRRNKYYRLYDREFEEMLKGLSPKIDSWIIKRSQIDVQGITLGMGEFGKVELADWMTGSQTTRVAVKTIISDVGSSLCYRNFCHEIDRLIDLQGHANIILLHGVITKGDPKYIVLEYASRGDLLSFVHEIRERPLQITDEYRLVNIARDVTCAMQYMESHKFVHRDLASRNILITEDFHGKIGDFGLSRDVYEDGRYCKVPWAEDQGPLPLKWMPPEFLNEGIFETKSDVWSFGVVLWEIVTLGEVPFMNISAMVFMKLLKDGVRLPKPANSTDAAFSLMVKCWHTDIESRPSPSVLKEELDTILQHDKKFFKTVNPDPLELTELSVVV, from the exons ATGCGATCACCATCCGATGAGTTGTTTGTCCTAATGAAGTTTCAACATCGTAATCGATGTCGAAGAGACCATTTGGTCATGATCGTTTGGTTGATATCGGCACTGATTAATCAGG TTGCAGGTACTTGTACGGAGTGGACATTTGCAGGTAGTGATGAAGTCAACATAACTGAG AGTATGAAAGTTGGTACTGAAATTTACAGACTCCCCAAGTATGTACATCATATAACGAATTTTGAAATATCAGAAACTACAAACAAA GATCAACGGTTTGGCACAGTGTCTAACAGTAGTAGTGGCGTGGTATACTTGGCTGGTTATCTAGATTTTGACATTGACAGTAGATATGACCTCCTGTTAACGTGGCGAAAT GTAACAGAACCATCTTCTGACGAATGTTTTAGGTTTGCCCTAACTGTTATTGTTGAAGAAGATACACGTTGGCCGCAATACTTCAATGAGACTTGCTGTTTGTGTCCGCACGGTAAAGAACGGCTACCAAATAAT CCATTTCCATTTCAAGTATACGTCGGGATAAATGATACGCCTATTCAAAATGCAGCATTTCTGTATGATGAAGATGACCTATACTGGGACACATACTacacaaatgaat GTAAGATGTCGCTTTACCTCGATACAACAGATTTGGTGATTGTGCCTTTGGCAGGTACCATTACGGTTAAGTGTTTGgataacacaacacaaaacagttATACTATGGCACAAGTATACGCTTACAAG ACGTTTGAAGAACTGCCAGAGAGCTCGAGATTACAACATATAGCGTGGTTCGAAAGAAAACGTCCATTTGAAAACCCTATTTTGGAAATTGTCATGATATTAGAAATGCACATGCTTTTTAATGTACATCACAGATGTACATTAATAGACTCACGCGGTAATGTTCTACTAGCGTCCAACTTCAAAGTTGAACCGACAG GTTGTCCCGATGGCAAGTATGGTTTGTTTTGTAACGAAGACTGCATATGTAAGAATGGTGCAACTTGTCACTCAGTCAACGGCGCATGTATCTGTCAAGCCGGATGGATGGGACCTGCATGTGATATAC GCGAGAAGAAAGTCATCATGACACCACACTACTTTGCGCAAATGTACGGTGATTATGTAAATATTCGTTGTACATTTTACAACTTCATGGCAATGAATTCTACTTGGCTTGTCAATGGTTCGCCAGCTTCCCAGTACAAGGATCGAAATAAACTTGATTTCGCTTGGAGGCAAGTTGCTGTtaatatcat TGCTAACATGACACAAATGATAGTAGTGTCGGCGACTGATGACTTAGACGGACAGATTGAATGTCTTGCAGTTGACATTGATGGCATAGTTTATACGGACTCTGCGACCTTTGTCATTAAAG GTTGTCAACATAATTATTATGGAGATACTTGTAATTATACATGTGGCTGCAAGAACGAAGCATCATGTGATAGATATAAAGGCTGCGTATGCACTGTGCCAGGGTGGACTGGAAAGCATTGCGATCAAG AGTGTTCGGCAGACAGATACGGCCCAGATTGCGAGTCTGAGTGTGGATGTCAAAATGATGCCAAATGTAACAGGCAAGATGGAACCTGCGAGTGTAAGAGTGATAAAACCTGTGGTGATCTCTGTCATGTCAAATGCGATTGCCATCACGACCAAACATATCAATGTAATGCAACGTTAGACACCTGCATATGTACTGACGACA GATCTGGCTCAGATTCCAGCAGGATGTATTATTTGCTGAGTATTATTGGTGCTGTCGCTTTGATAATAGTATTGGTTGGTGTCGTCGTATTTGTGTATCATCGCAGAAACAAATATTACCGACTTTATGACAGAGAATTTGAGGAAATGCTTAAG GGATTGAGTCCTAAGATTGATTCCTGGATAATAAAACGGTCACAGATAGACGTTCAAGGAATCACTCTTGGCATGGGTGAATTTGGAAAGGTAGAACTGGCAGATTGGATGACAGGGTCCCAGACTACCAGAGTAGCTGTCAAAACTATCATATCGG ATGTAGGATCATCCTTGTGTTATCGAAACTTCTGTCATGAAATAGACCGTCTTATTGATCTACAAGGGCATGCTAACATAATTCTGCTTCATGGAGTGATCACAAAAGGAG ACCCGAAGTACATTGTTCTGGAGTATGCATCCCGTGGTGATTTGTTAAGTTTTGTACATGAAATTCGAGAGAGACCGTTGCAAATTACTGATGAGTATCGGTTGGTGAATATAGCAAGGGATGTGACATGTGCCATGCAGTACATGGAATCACACAAG TTCGTTCACCGGGACCTAGCCAGTCGTAACATTCTTATCACCGAAGACTTTCATGGCAAAATCGGTGATTTTGGGCTAAGTCGTGATGTCTATGAAGATGGACGCTACTGCAAAGTACCATGG gCCGAAGACCAAGGACCTTTGCCTTTGAAGTGGATGCCACCTGAATTCCTCAATGAAGGAATCTTTGAAACTAAGAGTGACGT GTGGTCCTTCGGTGTTGTACTATGGGAAATCGTAACACTTG GTGAAGTGCCTTTTATGAACATATCTGCCATGGTATTCATGAAACTTTTGAAGGATGGTGTAAGGTTGCCAAAACCAGCTAACAGCACTGATGCTGC GTTCAGTCTGATGGTGAAATGCTGGCACACAGATATCGAGTCACGACCATCCCCGAGTGTTCTGAAAGAAGAGCTTGATACCATTCTGCAACACGATAAG AAATTCTTCAAAACGGTGAATCCAGATCCCTTAGAATTGACTGAGTTATCCGTAGTCGTATAG